The Sorangiineae bacterium MSr11367 genome window below encodes:
- a CDS encoding sigma-70 family RNA polymerase sigma factor yields MNDLDIHASAIRAGNSDAFGHWLAGAERPVRESLRSFAAHLDTEAIVQEAFLRVWQVAPRFEPDGMPNGLLRLAVRIARNLAISERRRLRGDHDAHIDDVPAPTPATHDPMLRRLIEDCHRDLPEKPALALRARLEHGGTEGDDALARRLSMQKNTFLQNFTRARKLLAQCLERRGVRLAELA; encoded by the coding sequence ATGAACGATCTCGATATCCATGCATCGGCCATTCGAGCGGGCAATTCCGATGCCTTCGGACATTGGCTCGCCGGCGCCGAGCGGCCGGTGCGCGAAAGCCTTCGCTCGTTCGCGGCGCATCTGGATACGGAGGCCATCGTCCAGGAAGCCTTCTTGCGCGTTTGGCAGGTCGCCCCGCGGTTCGAGCCCGACGGGATGCCCAATGGCCTGCTTCGGCTGGCCGTTCGCATCGCACGCAACCTCGCCATCAGCGAGCGGCGGCGCCTTCGCGGGGATCACGACGCGCACATCGACGATGTCCCCGCGCCCACGCCGGCCACGCACGATCCGATGCTGCGGCGCCTCATCGAGGATTGCCATCGCGACCTTCCGGAAAAGCCCGCCCTCGCATTGCGTGCACGCCTCGAACACGGCGGCACGGAAGGCGATGATGCGCTGGCGCGGCGTCTGTCGATGCAGAAGAACACCTTTCTCCAAAACTTCACGCGCGCTCGAAAGCTCTTGGCCCAATGCCTCGAGCGGCGTGGCGTTCGCCTGGCGGAGTTGGCATGA